A window from Sphingobacterium hotanense encodes these proteins:
- a CDS encoding porin family protein: protein MKKLLLSFGAVVLLAAGAQAQTSYGLKAGVNLGKYSNVSDLEKDYQKNNVSFYVTGYADLPVAPQFSIQPGVSLQGKGAKYEASGDNASGSLSRNVMSIEVPVNAVYYIPAGAGNVFLGAGPYVGFNISGKDKWDGSLGEGGTSGDRKLEFSGDNKDMNLIDAGVNFLAGYKLNNGFLINAGYGLGLSNLNPGDGEKTSNRVLSFGVGFQF, encoded by the coding sequence ATGAAAAAATTATTACTATCATTCGGAGCTGTAGTTTTATTGGCAGCAGGAGCACAAGCTCAAACTAGCTATGGTTTAAAAGCTGGTGTTAACTTAGGTAAATACTCTAATGTTAGCGATCTTGAAAAAGATTATCAAAAAAACAACGTATCGTTTTATGTAACAGGTTATGCTGACCTTCCAGTTGCTCCTCAGTTTTCGATTCAACCAGGAGTATCCTTACAAGGTAAAGGTGCTAAATACGAAGCATCAGGTGACAATGCTAGCGGATCTTTATCTCGTAATGTAATGTCGATCGAGGTTCCAGTGAATGCAGTTTACTACATCCCTGCTGGTGCTGGTAATGTATTCTTAGGTGCTGGTCCTTACGTAGGTTTCAACATCTCAGGTAAAGATAAATGGGACGGTTCTTTAGGAGAAGGTGGTACTTCTGGCGACAGAAAACTTGAATTCTCTGGCGATAATAAAGACATGAACTTAATCGATGCAGGTGTTAACTTCTTAGCAGGTTACAAATTGAACAACGGTTTCTTAATTAACGCTGGTTATGGTTTAGGTTTATCTAACCTGAATCCAGGTGATGGTGAGAAAACATCTAACCGCGTATTATCATTCGGAGTTGGTTTCCAATTCTAA
- the rpsJ gene encoding 30S ribosomal protein S10, translating into MSQRIRIKLKSYDYNLVDKSAEKIVKTVKPTGAVVSGPIPLPTEKKIYTVLRSPHVNKKAREQFQLCSYKRLLDIYSSNSKTVDALMKLELPSGVEVEIKV; encoded by the coding sequence ATGAGCCAAAGAATCAGAATCAAATTGAAATCTTACGATTACAACTTGGTTGACAAGTCAGCTGAGAAAATCGTGAAAACAGTAAAACCTACAGGTGCAGTTGTTAGTGGTCCAATTCCATTGCCTACTGAGAAAAAAATCTATACAGTTTTACGTTCTCCACACGTTAACAAAAAAGCACGTGAGCAATTCCAATTATGTTCTTACAAGAGATTGTTAGACATTTACTCATCAAACTCTAAAACTGTTGATGCGTTAATGAAATTAGAATTACCTTCAGGTGTTGAAGTTGAAATCAAAGTGTGA
- a CDS encoding spore protein: MGVTRLKRKDRRNKTVSRVEVQFLKLGRNIELGSKNKMSAKGQIAKNDEILNKLAADAK, from the coding sequence ATGGGAGTTACACGTTTAAAAAGAAAAGATAGAAGAAATAAAACTGTTTCACGTGTTGAAGTACAGTTTTTGAAACTTGGACGTAATATTGAATTAGGTTCAAAAAACAAAATGTCTGCGAAAGGTCAAATCGCTAAGAATGATGAGATCTTAAACAAATTAGCTGCTGACGCTAAATAA
- a CDS encoding glycerophosphodiester phosphodiesterase — translation MKIRTIKKAFKLSLLGISLSLSTISVSVAQLNEVKIFAHRAGAYEYDENTLAAFKATYEQGMRGYETDVRISKDGQLVIFHDDNLKRIVGREGAIEEMTLSEIKKLKTLKGNEIPTLDEVVAYFKDKPGVYIEFEMKTNKPLYEEAKLHKYCDMLYNKVYSNRPQDSDYLLTSFDKRPLRYLKAKYPDADLMFIKGEALTQALIDETKELGIKRIAANITQTTRAMVKDAKKQGMTVSLWPGRSVDDFLLGLSLGSDYLCTDVPIEVSKWVKNNAAWIKLK, via the coding sequence ATGAAAATTAGAACCATCAAAAAAGCATTCAAGCTATCGCTTTTAGGAATTTCTCTAAGTTTATCGACGATTTCAGTGTCAGTGGCTCAGCTCAATGAAGTGAAAATATTTGCACATCGTGCTGGCGCATATGAATATGATGAAAATACATTAGCAGCCTTTAAAGCAACCTATGAACAAGGTATGCGAGGCTATGAAACGGACGTCCGTATTTCCAAAGACGGACAGCTGGTTATTTTTCATGATGATAATTTAAAGCGTATCGTAGGCAGGGAGGGGGCAATCGAAGAAATGACCCTTTCCGAGATAAAAAAGCTAAAAACACTTAAGGGCAATGAAATACCGACCCTAGATGAGGTCGTTGCTTATTTTAAAGATAAGCCTGGAGTTTACATTGAATTTGAAATGAAAACCAATAAACCATTGTATGAAGAAGCAAAGCTCCACAAATATTGCGATATGCTCTATAACAAGGTTTATTCAAACCGTCCGCAAGATTCAGACTATCTGCTAACTTCTTTTGATAAACGTCCCTTGCGCTATTTGAAGGCTAAATACCCCGATGCCGATTTGATGTTTATCAAAGGTGAGGCTTTGACACAAGCTTTAATAGACGAGACAAAGGAACTTGGAATCAAGCGTATCGCGGCTAACATTACGCAGACGACGCGTGCGATGGTGAAAGACGCTAAAAAGCAAGGGATGACGGTCAGCTTGTGGCCAGGTCGTTCTGTGGATGATTTCCTTTTGGGATTGTCTCTGGGATCTGATTACCTGTGTACCGATGTGCCCATTGAAGTATCCAAATGGGTAAAGAATAATGCAGCTTGGATCAAGCTAAAATAA
- a CDS encoding DUF3748 domain-containing protein yields MPEVTQLTHEQHGHSMHHNGAISSDGNWIVFDYRNDDTHIGRTGTIAVLDRRTGSQFAIYQTLGQSIYGPGVGAASFNPCANQVVFIHGLLDADKENPYDITRRTAVIVDLENKMQATYADSRDLVAPYAAGSLRGGTHSHMWSPDGKLLSFTYNDELVDPQLRVVGLMFPVKQQDFVEDRSGNVQGTYYAVIVSDVTKSPQPGSDEINKAFDECWVKSSLEDGDTYCIAFQGNTVNASGETITEIFLVDVDLNLAFKDKSAVGMEGERPKVPQGIRQKRLSRSPKGLSNLRHWLRASPDGKSIYALAKDQFNKNQIVQCNTNTGELSFVSNFDFSVASPINIDASGEWITFTADNNLYVFQIHTKELLKLTDRDVSEGQLVGAPLFDVGERKILYNQFIKGKDGEFIQIKMANY; encoded by the coding sequence ATGCCGGAGGTAACACAACTCACACACGAGCAACATGGACACAGTATGCACCATAATGGTGCGATTTCCAGCGATGGAAACTGGATTGTATTTGATTACAGAAACGACGATACGCATATTGGCAGAACAGGAACCATTGCAGTATTAGACCGGCGCACGGGCAGTCAGTTCGCCATCTATCAAACGCTAGGACAGTCTATTTATGGGCCGGGGGTGGGAGCGGCGTCTTTTAATCCTTGTGCCAATCAGGTTGTCTTCATCCATGGCTTGCTGGATGCAGATAAAGAGAACCCCTATGATATCACCCGTCGCACTGCGGTAATAGTCGACCTAGAGAATAAAATGCAGGCCACGTATGCGGACAGTCGTGATTTGGTAGCTCCCTATGCTGCAGGTAGCCTTAGAGGTGGGACACATTCCCATATGTGGAGCCCAGATGGGAAATTACTAAGTTTCACCTATAACGATGAACTGGTCGATCCACAATTACGTGTGGTGGGTCTTATGTTTCCTGTGAAACAGCAAGATTTTGTGGAAGACAGAAGTGGTAATGTGCAAGGAACCTATTATGCTGTGATTGTCTCTGATGTAACGAAAAGCCCGCAACCCGGATCCGACGAAATCAATAAAGCTTTTGATGAATGTTGGGTGAAGAGTTCGTTGGAGGATGGCGATACATATTGTATCGCTTTTCAAGGTAACACCGTGAATGCTTCGGGTGAAACAATAACAGAAATTTTTTTAGTTGATGTAGATTTGAATCTCGCATTTAAGGATAAGTCTGCTGTCGGAATGGAAGGCGAGCGTCCAAAAGTGCCGCAAGGCATACGACAAAAAAGACTTAGCCGAAGTCCTAAAGGTCTTTCAAACCTACGCCATTGGTTGAGAGCGAGTCCCGATGGCAAATCTATATATGCATTGGCCAAAGATCAGTTCAATAAAAATCAAATTGTACAATGCAATACCAATACTGGAGAATTAAGTTTTGTTTCAAATTTTGACTTTTCTGTTGCTTCGCCGATTAACATTGATGCATCGGGGGAATGGATAACTTTCACAGCGGATAATAATCTATATGTTTTTCAAATCCATACAAAGGAACTCCTCAAATTAACAGATCGTGATGTGAGTGAAGGACAACTCGTAGGTGCTCCATTATTTGATGTTGGTGAAAGGAAGATTTTGTACAACCAATTTATAAAAGGTAAGGATGGAGAGTTTATTCAAATAAAAATGGCTAATTATTGA
- a CDS encoding copper homeostasis protein CutC codes for MIEKSINGIHLEICANSLSSAKKAQLGGASRVELCQNLENGGTTPSYGQIKLVREALEIGVHVLIRPRAGDFLYSDDEFAEIKEDILYCKEVGCDGVVIGILTKDGGVDKVRMQELVDLAKPMCVVFHRAFDRCAEPLKSLEDIIELGCDRILTSGLKNSAWEGRELIKTLFAQADGRIEIMPGAGIDESNVKAIIEFTGVRSVHSSAKVVEASKMAYNQINVTGMDENVISSSSERVAQIIEQIKSL; via the coding sequence ATGATAGAAAAAAGTATAAATGGAATTCATTTAGAAATATGTGCGAATTCACTGTCCTCAGCGAAGAAAGCGCAGTTGGGCGGGGCAAGTCGTGTAGAATTATGTCAAAACCTGGAGAATGGTGGCACAACACCCTCATATGGACAAATTAAGCTCGTTCGCGAAGCATTAGAAATTGGAGTCCATGTATTAATCAGGCCACGTGCTGGAGACTTTCTTTATTCCGACGATGAGTTTGCTGAAATAAAGGAAGATATTCTGTATTGTAAAGAAGTGGGATGTGATGGCGTCGTGATCGGCATACTGACAAAGGACGGAGGAGTTGATAAGGTGCGCATGCAAGAGCTAGTTGATTTGGCGAAGCCCATGTGTGTGGTTTTTCATAGAGCATTCGATCGATGCGCTGAGCCTTTAAAAAGCCTTGAAGATATTATCGAATTGGGGTGCGATAGAATCCTAACTTCAGGATTAAAAAATTCTGCATGGGAGGGAAGAGAACTTATAAAAACTCTGTTCGCTCAAGCTGATGGTCGAATCGAAATTATGCCGGGCGCTGGGATCGATGAGAGCAATGTCAAAGCAATAATAGAATTTACAGGGGTAAGGAGTGTACATTCATCCGCTAAGGTCGTAGAAGCCTCTAAAATGGCCTATAATCAAATAAATGTAACGGGGATGGATGAAAACGTAATAAGCAGCTCTTCTGAAAGAGTTGCCCAAATTATAGAACAAATAAAAAGCCTTTAG
- a CDS encoding porin family protein yields the protein MKRLILAVIASLAFSGAAFSQVSYGLKAGLNLAKYSEVAIEGLEDYAKMNPTFYVTGFADIPVAPQFSIQPGLSLQGKGAKYKGEEGGTTGTITINTMSIEIPVNAVYYIPAGPGSVFLGAGPYAGYNISGKVKSKTTGNDESTEDTDLSFSGDDKDMNAFEAGINFLAGYKLSNGFLINAGYGLGLTNLNPDSDGQNIKNRVISVGVGFQF from the coding sequence ATGAAAAGATTAATTTTAGCAGTAATTGCCTCACTGGCATTCTCAGGTGCAGCCTTCTCCCAAGTGAGTTATGGCCTGAAAGCAGGTTTAAATTTGGCGAAATATTCCGAAGTGGCCATTGAGGGCTTGGAGGACTATGCCAAGATGAACCCGACATTTTATGTTACTGGATTTGCCGATATTCCCGTGGCTCCTCAATTTTCTATCCAACCAGGCCTTTCCTTACAGGGAAAAGGAGCGAAGTATAAAGGCGAGGAGGGAGGAACGACAGGAACTATCACTATCAACACCATGTCTATTGAGATTCCTGTAAACGCGGTGTATTATATTCCCGCTGGTCCAGGTTCCGTATTTTTAGGAGCTGGCCCATATGCTGGATATAACATCAGCGGAAAAGTCAAATCAAAGACTACGGGTAATGATGAGTCAACCGAGGATACCGATCTATCCTTCTCAGGCGATGATAAGGACATGAATGCATTCGAAGCCGGTATTAACTTTTTAGCTGGCTATAAGTTAAGCAATGGATTCTTAATCAACGCTGGATATGGACTGGGGTTGACGAACTTGAACCCAGATAGCGACGGGCAAAACATCAAAAATAGGGTGATTTCTGTTGGAGTGGGTTTTCAATTTTAA